A region from the Arachis ipaensis cultivar K30076 chromosome B01, Araip1.1, whole genome shotgun sequence genome encodes:
- the LOC107644727 gene encoding exocyst complex component EXO70B1, whose translation MADSGEEKLLAVARHIAKTLGNDNRTVAEDILKIFSNFDARFSKEKLSDPLGCAALEQTLDSLDERISRHVSSRNNNDNSQAIFSVNTAAFLASVDELTATVNRWRPLAADETVGACLSRADEMLRRAMVLAEDEFRSLMDESIRNTSFESDDGGEFEGDDESCGNGVQDHRIPAAERVSEEDVVIDVLPAGTVIDLREIATRMVAAGFGDSCARVYGGCRREFLEESFSRLGFRNLCASEIQEMPWQVLEDEIERWINASNVSLRILFPSERRLCDRVFSGGSAADIAFGEVCREPVTQLLRFADAVASHSRSPDQLFRILHVFDTMRELIPEFASLFSDSQCETEAIEVWKRLGEAIKEIFVELENLIRHDPAKAAVHGGGLHPITKYVVNYLVAASQSRRTLELVFQGDFLPLKDFITKVDDNKHQSDSHFCVQLCGIMDLLESNLEAKSKFYKDLALCSVFMMNNLRYIVQKAKTSELGPVLGDDWIRKHTAKIRRFHVSYQRSSWSKVVGFLKVETSEVTMAAGSSVVVEVKAMKEKLKMFNLHFEEICRVQSHWVVFDEQLREEIRIALEKILLPAYGSFIGRFHNVPELSKYVDKYVKYGVDDIGDRLNDLFQGENSVLEVSHRFKIWL comes from the coding sequence ATGGCTGACAGCGGGGAAGAGAAGTTACTTGCTGTGGCGCGCCACATAGCGAAGACGCTGGGGAACGACAATCGAACCGTTGCAGAAGACATTCTCAAAATATTCTCAAACTTCGATGCTCGATTCTCCAAGGAGAAGCTTTCTGATCCACTGGGCTGCGCCGCACTGGAACAGACCCTCGACTCACTCGATGAACGCATCTCGCGCCACGTGTCCTCACGCAACAACAACGACAACAGCCAGGCAATCTTTTCCGTCAACACCGCCGCGTTCCTCGCTTCGGTCGACGAGCTCACCGCCACCGTCAACAGATGGAGGCCTCTCGCCGCGGATGAGACCGTTGGCGCGTGCCTCTCACGTGCTGACGAGATGCTCCGTCGGGCTATGGTCCTAGCAGAAGACGAGTTCCGGTCACTCATGGATGAGTCAATTCGGAATACGTCGTTTGAATCGGATGACGGAGGCGAATTTGAAGGAGACGATGAGAGTTGCGGCAACGGCGTTCAGGATCATCGAATTCCAGCGGCGGAACGGGTTTCTGAGGAGGATGTGGTGATTGATGTGTTGCCAGCGGGTACGGTGATCGATCTCCGGGAGATAGCGACGCGCATGGTGGCGGCGGGGTTCGGCGACTCGTGCGCGCGCGTGTACGGTGGTTGCCGGAGGGAGTTCTTAGAAGAGAGCTTCTCGAGGTTAGGGTTTCGGAATCTTTGCGCTTCGGAGATTCAGGAGATGCCATGGCAGGTTCTTGAAGACGAGATCGAGCGTTGGATCAACGCCTCCAACGTCTCACTCAGGATCCTTTTCCCCAGCGAGCGCCGGCTGTGCGATCGCGTATTCTCCGGCGGTTCCGCCGCCGATATCGCGTTCGGTGAGGTCTGCCGCGAACCTGTGACACAACTGCTGAGGTTTGCCGACGCCGTCGCCAGTCACAGCCGCTCGCCGGATCAGTTGTTCCGAATCCTCCACGTGTTCGACACAATGCGTGAACTAATTCCTGAATTCGCATCGCTCTTCTCTGATTCACAATGTGAGACTGAAGCAATTGAAGTTTGGAAGCGATTGGGGGAAGCGATCAAGGAAATTTTTGTGGAATTGGAAAACCTGATTCGCCATGATCCGGCAAAGGCGGCAGTTCACGGCGGTGGGCTTCACCCTATCACTAAATATGTAGTGAATTACCTTGTGGCCGCGTCCCAGTCACGGCGAACCTTGGAACTAGTTTTCCAAGGCGATTTTCTTCCATTGAAGGATTTCATCACTAAGGTTGATGATAATAAGCATCAATCTGATTCTCATTTTTGTGTTCAATTGTGTGGGATAATGGACTTGTTAGAGAGCAATTTGGAAGCCAAGTCCAAATTCTACAAGGACCTTGCATTGTGCTCTGTTTTCATGATGAATAATTTGAGGTACATTGTTCAGAAGGCGAAAACCAGCGAATTGGGTCCCGTTTTAGGTGATGATTGGATCCGAAAGCACACTGCGAAAATTCGGAGATTTCATGTGAGCTACCAGAGGAGTTCATGGAGCAAGGTGGTGGGGTTCTTGAAGGTTGAGACAAGTGAGGTGACAATGGCAGCAGGGTCTAGTGTCGTTGTTGAGGTAAAGGCTATGAAGGAGAAGCTGAAGATGTTCAACTTGCACTTTGAGGAGATTTGTAGGGTTCAATCTCATTGGGTTGTGTTTGATGAGCAGCTTAGGGAGGAAATCAGAATTGCACTGGAGAAGATCTTGTTGCCTGCCTATGGAAGCTTCATTGGAAGGTTCCATAATGTTCCGGAACTCAGCAAGTACGTTGACAAGTATGTAAAGTATGGGGTGGATGACATTGGAGATCGGCTTAACGATTTGTTTCAGGGAGAAAACAGCGTATTAGAAGTTTCACATCGCTTTAAGATATGGCTATGA
- the LOC107644445 gene encoding exocyst complex component EXO70B1 codes for MSFAYKFHVSWSHLWKAQVSFLGFMLISCSSFLYDQKVNGNPDMFSLVSSVAFAIMFLSLSRQVDFGFEVDLFNFFLGYFLVQLMKIHIALIFLGASICYFFTCLRSYLDNKQPLNGSNVAHSVVQIALEIEDGRNTVNKKENLYLILGIEEKREDMVIFPIDMEEKIRTAIFEKAGYDEECYNVYLTWRRQILAEKMRKIDMQKLLIKEIKGVPLDYLQKKIQRWIMSFEYSIRILFSEERNLSNSVFVECSSSSNYADLCFMELCRAPMTLLLDFANAVANSAGSPLRLFRLLKVFEALKEMLPEIETLFSDECGGVAIRDEAIGILARLREAIRSVFADLETLICKNEISVGIVNGGGIHPITYYVMNYLGAACKSLMTLEQVFENNNNNHGVEFYLARILLLLEQSLKAKSKEMYKDSTLGLVFLMNNYTYMVNCVKHSKLGELLGENWIKNHIVAKFRQCFKIYKANSWDQVFRGKLISEFVLKFVEICDVQSCWIIFDDHLRRKIRNNLKETLLARFKSVIEGSQENINICGDFGFGVRDIVAGIDKLFKGRDELKNHR; via the coding sequence ATGTCATTTGCATACAAGTTCCATGTTTCTTGGAGTCACTTATGGAAAGCACAGGTTAGCTTTTTGGGGTTTAtgctaatttcttgttcctcattTTTATATGATCAAAAAGTCAACGGAAACCCAGACATGTTTAGTTTGGTCTCAAGTGTTGCATTTGCTATAATGTTCTTGAGTTTGTCAAGGCAAGTTGACTTTGGATTCGAGGTAGATCTCTTCAACTTCTTCCTTGGATACTTTTTAGTTCAACTCATGAAAATTCACATTGCTCTCATTTTTTTGGGTGCTTCAATATGCTATTTTTTCACGTGTCTTCGCTCTTACTTGGATAACAAGCAACCACTGAATGGGAGTAATGTCGCCCATTCAGTGGTGCAAATCGCATTGGAAATTGAAGATGGGAGAAATAcagtaaataaaaaagaaaatttataTTTGATTCTTGGAATAGAGGAGAAAAGAGAAGACATGGTGATTTTTCCCATTGATATGGAAGAAAAGATTCGGACGGCGATTTTCGAAAAAGCAGGGTATGATGAAGAATGCTACAATGTATACCTAACTTGGAGGAGACAAATCCTTGCTGAGAAAATGAGGAAGATAGATATGCAAAAGCTTCTCATAAAGGAGATCAAAGGTGTTCCATTAGATTACTTGCAGAAAAAGATTCAACGCTGGATCATGTCTTTTGAATATTCTATCAGGATTCTGTTCTCTGAAGAAAGGAATCTAAGTAACTCTGTTTTTGTGGAGTGTTCTTCTAGTTCAAACTATGCTGATCTCTGTTTTATGGAGCTATGCAGGGCACCAATGACTCTGCTACTAGATTTCGCTAACGCAGTGGCGAACAGCGCAGGCTCGCCATTGCGATTGTTTAGGCTGCTCAAGGTATTTGAGGCATTGAAAGAAATGTTACCTGAGATTGAAACATTGTTCTCTGATGAATGTGGCGGCGTGGCAATAAGGGACGAAGCGATTGGAATCTTGGCAAGGTTGAGGGAAGCAATCAGAAGTGTTTTCGCCGATTTGGAGACTCTGATATGCAAGAATGAAATTTCAGTTGGGATTGTTAATGGTGGAGGGATTCATCCAATCACTTATTATGTAATGAACTACCTTGGTGCTGCTTGTAAATCTTTGATGACATTGGAGCAGGTTTTTGAGAACAATAACAATAATCATGGAGTGGAATTTTATTTGGCTAGGATTTTGTTGTTGTTGGAGCAGAGTTTGAAGGCTAAATCAAAAGAAATGTACAAGGATTCAACTTTAGGGTTAGTTTTCTTGATGAACAATTACACCTACATGGTTAACTGTGTGAAACATAGTAAACTAGGAGAGTTGTTAGGTGAAAATTGGATCAAGAATCACATTGTAGCAAAATTTCGCCAATGTTTTAAAATTTACAAAGCAAATTCATGGGATCAAGTATTCAGAGGGAAGCTTATTAGTGAGTTTGTGTTGAAGTTTGTGGAGATATGTGATGTGCAATCATGTTGGATTATCTTTGATGATCACCTAAGAAGGAAAATTAGAAATAACTTGAAAGAAACATTGTTGGCAAGGTTCAAAAGTGTTATAGAAGGGTCACAAGAAAACATTAATATTTGTGGTGACTTTGGGTTTGGGGTCAGAGATATTGTGGCTGGAATAGACAAGTTGTTTAAGGGAAGAGATGAGCTCAAAAATCACAGGtaa